From a single Nicotiana tabacum cultivar K326 chromosome 8, ASM71507v2, whole genome shotgun sequence genomic region:
- the LOC107820976 gene encoding tRNA dimethylallyltransferase 9-like yields MISTVGTGGVRISSYLRLPYTAETPLLLPNVLFFRRCSRRFFTSCSASSTKQKVIVISGPTGAGKSKLALELAKRLNGEIISADSIQVYRGLDVGSAKPSIHEREEVVHHLVDILHPSEDYSVGQFFEDARQTTRDILDRGRVPIVAGGTGLYLRWFIYGKPDVPKASREITSEVYSELANLQNDYDWDAAVQLLVKAGDPGAQSLAANDWYRLRRRLEVIKSSGSPPSAFEVPYNSFREQLDSGVADVADVKNSADKLQLSNKKDLEYDFLCYFLSTNRLDLYRSIDFRCEDMLLGTDGILSEARWLLDLGLLPNSNSATRAIGYRQAMEYLLRCREYGSWNSAGDFYEFLSEFQKASRNFAKRQMTWFRNEQIYEWLDASKPLEKVLSFICDSYSSQEGHLQVPESLRMKKDIRNPRQVAELKAYRTRNRHFIGREDCSDVLDWIKTMYCEATVSSLITNS; encoded by the exons ATGATAAGCACCGTCGGAACTGGCGGCGTTCGAATTAGCAGCTATCTCCGGCTTCCATACACGGCGGAGACGCCTCTCCTTCTTCCCAACGTGCTCTTCTTCCGCCGCTGCAGCCGCCGCTTCTTCACATCCTGCTCTGCCTCCTCGACGAAGCAGAAAGTTATTGTCATTTCGGGACCCACCGGTGCCGGCAAAAGCAAGCTAGCATTAGAGCTCGCTAAGCGACTTAATGGTGAAATCATCAGCGCTGATTCTATCCAG GTGTATCGAGGGCTTGATGTAGGTTCAGCGAAGCCTTCCATCCATGAAAGAGAG GAAGTAGTACATCATCTGGTTGACATATTGCATCCATCCGAAG ATTATTCCGTTGGACAAttttttgaggatgcaaggcaaACTACCAGAGATATACTTGATAGGGGCCGTGTTCCTATAGTTGCTGGTGGTACTGGATTATATTTACGATG GTTTATTTATGGGAAGCCAGATGTTCCAAAAGCATCTCGAGAGATTACCTCTGAAGTCTACTCTGAGCTTGCAAATTTACAGAATGATTATGACTGGGATGCTGCTGTTCAGTTGTTGGTTAAAGCTGGTGATCCTGGTGCCCAGTCTTTAGCGGCAAATGATTGGTATCGCTTGCGCCGCAGGCTCGAAGTTATTAAG TCTAGTGGGTCACCTCCATCAGCCTTTGAAGTACCATATAATTCTTTCAGAGAACAGCTTGATTCAGGTGTAGCAGATGTTGCCGATGTCAAGAATTCTGCTGACAAATTGCAGCTGAGTAACAAAAAGGATTTGGAGTATGATTTTCTTTGTTATTTCCTTTCCACCAATAGGCTGGATCTCTATAGATCAATTGATTTCCGGTGCGAAGATATGCTTTTAG GAACAGATGGAATTCTATCTGAGGCAAGGTGGCTTCTTGATTTGGGTCTTTTGCCAAACTCAAATTCTGCTACTCGAGCAATTGGTTACCGACAA GCAATGGAATACCTTCTACGATGTAGAGAATATGGAAGTTGGAATTCTGCTGGGGACTTCTATGAGTTTTTATCTGAATTCCAGAAAGCATCTAG AAATTTTGCAAAAAGGCAGATGACTTGGTTTCGCAATGAACAGATTTATGAGTGGCTAGATGCTTCTAAACCTTTG GAAAAGGTGCTAAGCTTCATATGTGATTCATACAGCAGTCAGGAAGGCCATCTCCAGGTGCCTGAGTCACTTCGTATGAAGAAAGATATTAGAAACCCCCGCCAAGTAGCAGAACTGAAGGCCTATCGTACTAGAAATAG GCATTTCATTGGGCGTGAGGATTGCTCTGATGTTCTAGACTGGATAAAGACAATGTATTGTGAAGCCACTGTGTCTTCTTTGATAACCAACAGCTAG
- the LOC107820966 gene encoding malate dehydrogenase 2, mitochondrial, whose protein sequence is MLRSIARRTSTTGAYLTRRGFASESAPDRKVAILGAAGGIGQPLSLLMKLNPLVSQLSLYDIAGTPGVAADVSHINTRSQVSGFAGDEQLRQALEGADVVIIPAGVPRKPGMTRDDLFNINAGIVKSLCTAIAKYCPHALVNMISNPVNSTVPIAAEVFKKAGTYDEKRLFGVTTLDVVRAKTFYAGKAKVNVADVIVPVVGGHAGITILPLFSQATPKANLGDEEIEALTKRTQDGGTEVVEAKAGKGSATLSMAYAGAIFADACLKGLNGVPDVVECSFVQSTVTDLPFFASKVRLGKNGVEEVLGLGPLSDFEKQGLEALKPELKSSIEKGIKFANDN, encoded by the exons ATGTTGAGATCTATCGCCCGCAGAACCTCGACCACCGGTGCATACCTGACGCGCCGGGGATTCGCGTCGGAGTCCGCTCCTGACCGGAAAGTAGCAATTTTAGGGGCAGCTGGTGGGATCGGACAGCCTCTATCACTTCTTATGAAGCTGAATCCTTTAGTATCACAACTCTCACTTTACGATATTGCCGGTACCCCTGGTGTTGCCGCTGATGTCAGCCACATCAACACCAGATCTCAG GTTTCTGGGTTTGCAGGAGATGAACAGCTAAGACAGGCTTTGGAGGGAGCTGATGTTGTCATCATTCCTGCTGGTGTGCCACGAAAGCCTGGTATGACCCGTGATGATCTGTTCAACATTAACGCTGGTATTGTTAAATCTCTTTGCACAGCCATTGCAAagtattgccctcat gCGCTTGTCAATATGATCAGCAACCCTGTTAACTCCACTGTCCCAATTGCCGCTGAGGTGTTCAAGAAGGCTGGAACCTATGATGAAAAGAGACTCTTTGGAGTGACCACACTTGATGTTGTTAGGGCAAAGACTTTCTATGCAGGAAAAGCTAAAGTTAATGTTGCTG ACGTCATTGTCCCCGTTGTTGGTGGTCATGCTGGCATAACCATCCTCCCACTATTTTCCCAA GCCACCCCAAAGGCAAATTTGGGAGATGAAGAAATTGAGGCACTTACCAAGCGAACCCAAGATGGCGGCACTGAAGTTGTGGAGGCCAAGGCTGGAAAGGGTTCAGCAACCCTCTCGATGGC TTATGCTGGGGCCATCTTTGCTGATGCTTGCTTGAAGGGGCTGAATGGGGTTCCAGATGTTGTAGAGTGTTCATTCGTGCAGTCAACTGTGACAGATCTGCCTTTCTTTGCATCCAAG GTGAGACTTGGGAAAAATGGTGTGGAGGAAGTTCTAGGATTGGGCCCACTTTCAGACTTCGAGAAACAAGGACTCGAAGCTCTTAAACCAGAGCTGAAATCCTCCATTGAGAAGGGAATCAAATTCGCTAATgacaattaa